A region from the Nocardioides exalbidus genome encodes:
- a CDS encoding ABC transporter permease — MDYVWWGAGLLVLAVSTYVLSRAARVPLGWLPVTALLRAVVQLAVVAAILRGVLAVPWTVALFVVLMLSTASWTAGSRLVELPRGHAIALTGVLAGAAVTLVLVFALRLVDLEARYVVAVAGIIIGNAMSASTLSGRNFMRAARARRDEVEAWLSLGATPVQAYDDIGRDAAREALLPNLDQTRSTGLVTLPGAFVGALFGGASPVVAAQFQLVVLAGIALTMLTTAIVVTRLAGRSPYVVPDVVA, encoded by the coding sequence GTGGACTACGTGTGGTGGGGAGCAGGGCTGCTCGTGCTCGCCGTCTCCACGTACGTCCTCTCCCGGGCCGCGCGGGTCCCGCTCGGCTGGCTGCCCGTCACCGCCCTGCTCCGCGCGGTCGTCCAGCTCGCCGTCGTCGCCGCCATCCTGCGGGGCGTCCTGGCCGTGCCGTGGACCGTCGCCCTCTTCGTCGTCCTGATGCTCAGCACCGCGTCGTGGACCGCGGGCTCCCGGCTCGTGGAGCTGCCGCGCGGCCACGCCATCGCCCTGACCGGAGTCCTGGCCGGTGCCGCGGTGACCCTCGTCCTCGTCTTCGCGCTGCGACTCGTCGACCTCGAGGCGCGCTACGTCGTCGCGGTCGCGGGCATCATCATCGGCAACGCGATGTCCGCCTCCACCCTGTCGGGGCGCAACTTCATGCGCGCCGCCCGTGCGCGTCGCGACGAGGTCGAGGCCTGGCTCTCCCTCGGCGCCACGCCCGTGCAGGCCTACGACGACATCGGCCGCGACGCCGCCCGCGAGGCGCTCCTGCCCAACCTCGACCAGACGCGCTCCACCGGGCTGGTCACGTTGCCGGGGGCGTTCGTCGGCGCCCTCTTCGGCGGCGCGTCGCCGGTCGTCGCCGCGCAGTTCCAGCTCGTCGTGCTCGCCGGCATCGCGCTGACGATGCTCACCACGGCGATCGTGGTGACCCGCCTCGCCGGGCGGTCGCCGTACGTCGTCCCGGACGTGGTCGCGTGA
- a CDS encoding CsbD family protein produces MGLDDKIGNKAEELKGKGKEAAGKATDDEQLEAEGKSDQAGANLKQAGEKIKDVFKG; encoded by the coding sequence ATGGGACTCGACGACAAGATCGGCAACAAGGCCGAGGAGCTCAAGGGCAAGGGCAAGGAAGCGGCCGGCAAGGCGACCGACGACGAGCAGCTCGAGGCCGAGGGCAAGAGCGACCAGGCCGGCGCCAACCTCAAGCAGGCCGGCGAGAAGATCAAGGACGTCTTCAAGGGCTGA
- a CDS encoding winged helix-turn-helix transcriptional regulator: MSSYEKTCLIRGDGGRAIRGILDRIGDKWTLLVVATLDGERMRFTELQQRIPGISQRMLTRTLRQLERDGLVEREVFAEVPPRVEYALTSTGSTLIEPAVALAEWAIEQNPAIERSQGDYDARQG, from the coding sequence ATGTCGAGCTATGAGAAGACCTGCCTGATCCGCGGTGACGGCGGCCGCGCGATCCGCGGGATCCTCGATCGCATCGGCGACAAGTGGACCCTCCTCGTCGTGGCGACGCTCGACGGTGAGCGGATGCGCTTCACCGAGCTCCAGCAGCGGATCCCCGGGATATCGCAGCGCATGCTCACCCGCACGCTCCGCCAGCTCGAGCGCGACGGGCTCGTCGAGCGCGAGGTCTTCGCGGAGGTGCCGCCTCGCGTCGAGTACGCCCTCACCTCGACCGGCTCCACCCTGATCGAGCCGGCCGTGGCACTGGCCGAGTGGGCCATCGAGCAGAACCCGGCGATCGAGCGGAGCCAGGGCGACTACGACGCCAGGCAGGGCTGA
- a CDS encoding MFS transporter, giving the protein MTDLIPTSSTTPATASDPRRWWALAVLAASLLVVVMDMTILNVALPEMATELHLTSVSQLWVVDAYALALAGLLIPVTALGDRWGRKRMLITGYAAFAVGSVAILWADSAAAVIAIRALLGIGGAMVMPSTLSLIRSVFADARERTLALSIWGASAALGGAVGPVVGGALLEHFSWHSAFLVNVPLMAVAIVAGVWLLRENRSPRPGRIDAVGVLLSAGGMTAFVYAVKQLGKHGPSLPTLALLVLGVVMLTAFVRAALASDRPMLDVRLFGNPVLRAGVVAALASSVAMASVLFVGSQWLQLVDGRTPLQAGVALLPLAVGAIIASPFAPALAERTSPRIVLAGGLLVLSAGLGLLAVLPVTYPFVAVAFAVVGLGTSALGLGSALIMGAANDDQAGSAAAVEEITYELGAVLGITFLGSLVGAVYRAGLPSGADGAVRESVAGAVGGPWFADAADAFVTAFGSVGAVGAVLTALAAYAVWRLVPADLSLSDVHH; this is encoded by the coding sequence ATGACCGACCTGATCCCCACCTCCTCGACGACCCCCGCGACCGCCTCCGACCCGCGTCGCTGGTGGGCGCTCGCCGTCCTGGCCGCCAGCCTGCTGGTGGTCGTGATGGACATGACGATCCTCAATGTCGCCCTGCCCGAGATGGCCACCGAGCTGCACCTCACCTCGGTGTCGCAGCTGTGGGTCGTGGACGCCTACGCCCTCGCGCTCGCCGGTCTCCTGATCCCGGTCACCGCGCTCGGCGACCGCTGGGGCCGCAAGCGGATGCTCATCACGGGCTACGCCGCCTTCGCGGTCGGGTCGGTCGCGATCCTGTGGGCCGACTCCGCCGCTGCGGTCATCGCGATCCGCGCGCTGCTCGGCATCGGCGGTGCGATGGTCATGCCGTCGACGCTGTCCCTGATCCGCTCCGTCTTCGCCGACGCCCGCGAGCGCACGCTCGCCCTCAGCATCTGGGGCGCCTCCGCCGCGCTCGGCGGTGCGGTCGGTCCGGTGGTCGGCGGCGCGCTGCTCGAGCACTTCAGCTGGCACTCGGCCTTCCTGGTCAACGTGCCGCTGATGGCGGTCGCGATCGTGGCCGGCGTGTGGCTGCTGCGCGAGAACCGCTCCCCGCGACCCGGCCGGATCGACGCCGTCGGCGTGCTCCTGTCCGCGGGCGGGATGACCGCGTTCGTCTACGCCGTCAAGCAGCTCGGCAAGCACGGCCCGTCGCTCCCCACGCTCGCCCTGCTGGTGCTCGGCGTCGTGATGCTCACCGCCTTCGTCCGGGCCGCGCTCGCGTCCGACCGGCCGATGCTCGACGTCCGCCTCTTCGGCAACCCGGTGCTCCGCGCCGGCGTCGTCGCGGCCCTCGCGAGCAGCGTCGCCATGGCCTCCGTCCTCTTCGTCGGCAGCCAGTGGCTGCAGCTCGTCGACGGTCGTACGCCGCTGCAGGCCGGCGTCGCGCTGCTGCCGCTCGCTGTCGGCGCCATCATCGCCTCACCGTTCGCGCCGGCGCTCGCCGAGCGCACCAGCCCGCGGATCGTGCTCGCCGGGGGCCTGCTCGTCCTGTCCGCGGGTCTCGGGCTGCTCGCGGTGCTGCCGGTGACGTACCCGTTCGTGGCCGTGGCGTTCGCCGTCGTCGGCCTCGGCACGTCCGCCCTCGGCCTCGGCTCCGCGCTGATCATGGGTGCGGCGAACGACGACCAGGCCGGCTCGGCCGCGGCCGTCGAGGAGATCACCTACGAGCTCGGCGCGGTCCTCGGCATCACCTTCCTCGGCAGCCTCGTCGGCGCGGTCTACCGCGCCGGCCTGCCGTCCGGTGCGGACGGCGCCGTGCGCGAGTCCGTCGCCGGCGCGGTCGGGGGTCCGTGGTTCGCCGACGCGGCCGACGCGTTCGTGACGGCCTTCGGCTCGGTCGGAGCCGTGGGCGCGGTGCTCACGGCGCTGGCGGCGTACGCCGTGTGGCGGCTCGTGCCGGCCGACCTCTCCCTGTCCGACGTGCACCACTGA
- a CDS encoding MarR family winged helix-turn-helix transcriptional regulator, producing MTDHDVLDELVCFDLYAASRAMTQRYRPLLEEWGLTYPQYLVVVLLGGTGQSSIKDLAATMRLDHATLTPLLRRMEDAGLVTRRRDPDDGRSSLVGLTDLGREAHAGADAVQCRIVEDLGLAPDDVRALQLLLRGITASMDHAARADA from the coding sequence GTGACCGATCACGACGTCCTCGACGAGCTGGTGTGCTTCGACCTCTACGCGGCCTCGCGCGCGATGACCCAGCGCTACCGCCCGCTGCTCGAGGAATGGGGCCTGACCTACCCGCAGTACCTCGTCGTCGTGCTGCTCGGCGGCACCGGCCAGAGCTCGATCAAGGACCTCGCCGCGACGATGCGGCTCGACCACGCCACCCTCACCCCGCTGCTGCGCCGGATGGAGGACGCAGGCCTCGTCACCCGGCGTCGCGACCCCGACGACGGCCGGTCGTCCCTCGTCGGGCTCACCGACCTCGGTCGCGAGGCCCACGCCGGCGCCGACGCGGTGCAGTGCCGGATCGTCGAGGACCTCGGCCTCGCCCCCGACGACGTGCGTGCCCTTCAGCTGCTGCTGCGCGGGATCACCGCGTCGATGGACCACGCAGCCCGGGCCGACGCCTGA
- a CDS encoding DICT sensory domain-containing protein, translating to MSEHGFSIGTLAARTGLTPTVLRTWERRFGFPEGTRSSAGHRRFGDVDVERVREVAEARSAGMSLQAAIDAVRRRHEDAPESVHAALVRDFPHLGVQRLGRRALVAASQALEDESLARADRPVVLGAFQEGHRYAASRHRWDELGRTASWAAVVADFDDDHPADPSASPARCQLAEGSPLRREWTVVTVSAGLAAVVSAWEVPRPPGAEPVYESVISSQRPVALAAARVLAAAAGSAGARPPSVVDRVLGEQAPTTGPGGADPDRMWARALARLDPGA from the coding sequence ATGTCGGAGCACGGGTTCAGCATCGGGACGCTCGCCGCCCGCACCGGTCTCACGCCGACCGTGCTGCGCACGTGGGAGCGCCGCTTCGGCTTCCCCGAGGGCACCCGCTCGTCGGCCGGCCACCGCAGGTTCGGCGACGTCGACGTCGAGCGGGTGCGCGAGGTCGCGGAGGCGCGGTCCGCGGGCATGTCCCTGCAGGCGGCGATCGACGCGGTCCGCCGACGCCACGAGGACGCCCCCGAGTCGGTGCACGCAGCGCTGGTCCGCGACTTCCCGCACCTCGGCGTGCAGCGCCTCGGCCGGCGCGCGCTCGTGGCGGCCTCGCAGGCGCTGGAGGACGAGTCCCTGGCCCGCGCCGACCGGCCGGTGGTGCTCGGGGCGTTCCAGGAGGGTCACCGCTATGCCGCCTCCCGCCACCGGTGGGACGAGCTGGGACGCACCGCGTCGTGGGCGGCGGTCGTCGCCGACTTCGACGACGACCATCCGGCCGACCCCTCGGCGAGCCCCGCGCGGTGCCAGCTGGCGGAGGGCTCCCCGCTGCGTCGCGAGTGGACGGTCGTCACGGTGAGCGCCGGTCTCGCAGCCGTCGTCTCGGCGTGGGAGGTGCCGCGGCCGCCCGGCGCCGAGCCCGTCTACGAGTCCGTGATCAGCAGCCAGCGACCGGTCGCGCTGGCCGCGGCGCGGGTGCTCGCCGCGGCGGCGGGCTCGGCGGGGGCACGGCCGCCGTCGGTCGTCGACCGCGTGCTCGGCGAGCAGGCGCCGACCACTGGTCCGGGCGGGGCCGACCCCGACCGGATGTGGGCGCGGGCGCTGGCCCGGCTCGACCCGGGGGCCTGA
- a CDS encoding PPOX class F420-dependent oxidoreductase, which yields MSTDPAVQLDDALLDLLRSAATCYVATTMPDGSPQLTQTWVDVDASGAHVLVNTVATHQKTRNIARDPRVAVAVSDPANPSRYHEIRGLVVATTTEGAVDHIEALSQRYTGQPYPWYGGRDQQRVILQIVPTRINTMG from the coding sequence ATGAGCACCGACCCCGCCGTGCAGCTCGACGACGCCCTGCTCGACCTCCTGCGCTCGGCTGCCACCTGCTACGTCGCCACGACCATGCCCGACGGTTCGCCCCAGCTGACGCAGACCTGGGTCGACGTCGACGCCTCGGGAGCCCACGTGCTCGTCAACACGGTCGCCACCCACCAGAAGACCCGCAACATCGCGCGGGACCCGCGCGTCGCGGTGGCGGTGTCCGATCCCGCGAACCCCAGTCGCTACCACGAGATCAGGGGCCTCGTGGTGGCCACCACGACCGAAGGCGCGGTGGACCACATCGAGGCCCTGTCGCAGCGCTACACCGGCCAGCCCTATCCCTGGTACGGCGGCCGCGACCAGCAGCGGGTGATCCTGCAGATCGTGCCCACCCGCATCAACACGATGGGGTAG
- a CDS encoding TetR/AcrR family transcriptional regulator → MADRNEILGAAQGAFNADPAASMAAVAEAAGISRATLHRHFDSREALLVELGTRSLDQWAGRLDEVDAEALAASGDAPAIRAALETLVLGYVDDADGFGFALTDHVILANADLEERTQVLADREAVLFAAAQRVGVLRPDLPPRWFGHAIYGLLVSGREAVRIGDVARRDVGRLVLSSLLTGIAQPQNQDSTP, encoded by the coding sequence GTGGCAGACCGCAACGAGATCCTGGGCGCAGCCCAGGGTGCGTTCAACGCCGACCCGGCCGCCTCGATGGCCGCCGTGGCGGAGGCGGCCGGCATCAGCCGCGCGACCCTCCACCGGCACTTCGACTCGCGCGAGGCGCTGCTCGTCGAGCTCGGCACCCGCTCGCTCGACCAGTGGGCGGGACGGCTCGACGAGGTCGACGCCGAGGCGCTCGCCGCCTCGGGTGACGCCCCCGCCATCCGGGCCGCGCTCGAGACGCTCGTCCTCGGCTACGTCGACGACGCCGACGGGTTCGGCTTCGCGCTCACCGACCACGTGATCCTCGCGAACGCCGACCTCGAGGAGCGCACGCAGGTGCTCGCCGACCGCGAGGCCGTGCTGTTCGCCGCGGCCCAGCGCGTCGGCGTCCTGCGTCCGGACCTGCCGCCGCGCTGGTTCGGCCACGCGATCTACGGCCTCCTCGTCTCCGGGCGCGAGGCCGTCCGCATCGGCGACGTCGCCCGCCGCGACGTCGGCCGCCTCGTCCTCTCCTCCCTGCTCACAGGGATCGCCCAGCCCCAGAACCAGGACAGCACGCCATGA
- a CDS encoding SRPBCC family protein — MPSITRAFATTASPEAAFDYLADFRNAEGWDPGTKTCQRTSGDGGVGTTYRNVSGFLGREVELTYTTAQLEPERLVLLTGRNDSFDGEDRFEIERSGDATRITYHAEMHFSGASKLASPLVAAYLPLLAKKTVDQLRDCLDRLSA; from the coding sequence ATGCCGTCCATCACGCGCGCCTTCGCCACCACCGCCAGCCCCGAGGCTGCCTTCGACTACCTCGCCGACTTCCGCAACGCGGAGGGCTGGGACCCGGGCACGAAGACCTGCCAGCGGACGAGCGGCGACGGCGGGGTCGGCACGACGTACCGCAACGTCTCGGGCTTCCTCGGCCGCGAGGTCGAGCTCACCTACACGACCGCGCAGCTCGAGCCCGAGCGGCTCGTCCTGCTGACGGGCCGCAACGACTCCTTCGACGGGGAGGACCGCTTCGAGATCGAGCGGTCCGGCGACGCCACCCGGATCACCTACCACGCCGAGATGCACTTCTCCGGCGCCTCGAAGCTGGCCTCGCCCCTCGTCGCGGCCTACCTCCCCCTCCTGGCGAAGAAGACCGTCGACCAGCTGCGTGACTGCCTCGACCGGTTGTCCGCCTGA
- the speB gene encoding agmatinase produces MARYGAQFGPDITFLGVPACDLDDASTYDDADVVILGAPFDGGTSHRPGTRFGPQAIRMTDYLPHDGSRPSLALRTDGLQDLTVYDAGDVELPPGDIETTLGRLEAAVEKVTRSGAIPVVLGGDHSIAYPDAQGVANVLGHGRVSMIHFDAHADTGDIEFGSLWGHGQPMRRLIESGALRGDRFLQVGLRGYWPGPETLDWMAAERMRSYEMTEIVHRGLQECLTEAFGIATDECEGVFLSVDIDVCDPGHAPGTGTPEPGGLSARELLDSVRRICLELPVVGVDVVEVSPPYDHADITAALANRVVLEALSAIARRRLDERDGTTWDPSRPLLDRP; encoded by the coding sequence ATGGCTCGCTACGGCGCTCAGTTCGGACCGGACATCACCTTCCTCGGCGTCCCCGCCTGCGACCTCGACGACGCGTCGACGTACGACGACGCGGACGTCGTCATCCTCGGCGCCCCCTTCGACGGCGGGACGTCGCACCGGCCGGGCACGCGGTTCGGCCCACAGGCGATCCGGATGACCGACTACCTCCCGCACGACGGCTCCCGGCCCTCGCTCGCGCTGCGCACCGACGGGCTGCAGGACCTCACGGTCTACGACGCGGGCGACGTCGAGCTGCCGCCCGGCGACATCGAGACCACGCTCGGCCGGCTCGAGGCGGCGGTGGAGAAGGTGACCCGGTCGGGCGCGATCCCGGTCGTGCTCGGCGGCGACCACTCCATCGCGTACCCCGACGCCCAGGGCGTCGCCAACGTCCTGGGCCACGGGCGGGTCTCGATGATCCACTTCGACGCCCACGCCGACACCGGCGACATCGAGTTCGGCTCGCTGTGGGGCCACGGCCAGCCGATGCGCCGGCTGATCGAGTCCGGCGCGCTGCGCGGCGACCGGTTCCTCCAGGTCGGGCTGCGCGGCTACTGGCCCGGGCCCGAGACCCTCGACTGGATGGCCGCCGAGAGGATGCGGTCCTACGAGATGACCGAGATCGTCCACCGCGGCCTGCAGGAGTGCCTCACCGAGGCCTTCGGCATCGCGACCGACGAGTGCGAGGGCGTCTTCCTCTCCGTCGACATCGACGTGTGCGACCCCGGCCACGCCCCCGGCACCGGGACGCCGGAGCCCGGCGGCCTGTCCGCCCGCGAGCTGCTCGACTCGGTCCGCCGGATCTGCCTCGAGCTGCCGGTCGTCGGCGTCGACGTGGTCGAGGTCAGCCCGCCCTACGACCACGCCGACATCACCGCCGCCCTCGCCAACCGGGTCGTCCTCGAGGCGCTCTCCGCGATCGCCCGCAGGCGGCTGGACGAGCGCGACGGCACGACCTGGGACCCGTCCCGGCCGTTGCTGGACCGCCCGTGA
- a CDS encoding alpha/beta fold hydrolase: MSTISANDITLSYTDSGGTGRPVVLIHGWPLSGASWSGQVPALTDAGYRVVTYDRRGFGESDKPADGYDYDTFAADLAGLLDGLDLTDATIVGFSMGGGEVARYLGTHGSGRIRSAVLAGAVPPFLLKTDDNPDGGLGEEDVAGMEEGARTDRENFLDGFTTNFFSVDGELVVTEEQRQEALALEQPARDEAVVGCIGAFGRTDFRDDLAKIDVPVLVIHGDSDAIVPFEVSGKRSAEAIADSTLVVVESAPHGFNVSHRDEFNSALLEFLGR, encoded by the coding sequence GTGTCCACCATCTCCGCGAACGACATCACCCTCAGCTACACCGACAGCGGCGGCACCGGCCGTCCGGTCGTCCTCATCCACGGCTGGCCGCTCAGTGGCGCCTCCTGGTCCGGCCAGGTGCCGGCCCTGACCGACGCCGGCTACCGCGTCGTCACCTACGACCGTCGCGGCTTCGGCGAGTCCGACAAGCCCGCCGACGGCTACGACTACGACACCTTCGCCGCTGACCTCGCCGGCCTGCTCGACGGTCTCGACCTCACCGACGCCACGATCGTCGGCTTCTCGATGGGTGGCGGTGAGGTGGCCCGCTACCTCGGCACCCACGGCTCCGGCCGGATCCGCTCGGCCGTCCTGGCCGGCGCCGTCCCGCCGTTCCTGCTGAAGACCGACGACAACCCCGACGGCGGCCTCGGCGAGGAGGACGTCGCCGGCATGGAGGAGGGCGCGCGGACCGACCGCGAGAACTTCCTCGACGGCTTCACGACGAACTTCTTCAGCGTCGACGGGGAGCTCGTGGTGACCGAGGAGCAGCGCCAGGAGGCGCTGGCTCTCGAGCAGCCCGCACGCGACGAGGCCGTCGTCGGCTGCATCGGCGCCTTCGGCCGCACGGACTTCCGCGACGACCTGGCCAAGATCGACGTACCCGTCCTCGTCATCCACGGCGACTCCGACGCGATCGTGCCCTTCGAGGTCTCGGGCAAGCGCTCGGCCGAGGCGATCGCCGACAGCACGCTGGTCGTGGTGGAGTCCGCGCCGCACGGCTTCAACGTGAGCCACCGCGACGAGTTCAACAGCGCGCTGCTGGAGTTCCTCGGGCGCTGA
- a CDS encoding aspartate aminotransferase family protein, which translates to MVDDTFWQDAERHLIRYGGGFTPRVIARAAGSWVHDEQDRAILDFTSGQMSAVLGHSHPEVVRTVTTSISTLDHLYSGMLSRPVVELGKRLAASLPGDLERMQLLSTGGEANEAAIKMAKLATGRYEVVALDRSWHGMTTGAAGATFSAGRHGYGPPPVGNLTLPAPDAYRSPFRHPDGSHDWRTELDYGFATLDRQSSGSLAACLVEPILSSGGILELPPGYLAALHEKCRERGMLLVVDEAQTGLGRTGTMYAVERDGVVPDIITLSKTLGAGLPVAVVVTTAEIEERCHERGHLFFTTHSSDPLAAAVALTVLDVVERDGLAQRAHDLGAALSEHLLDLRDRYECVGDVRGRGLLQGVELVTDKESRTPADALGRAVTTEALELGLHINIVQLPGLGGVIRMAPPLTISEDDLHLGVDQLEAAIVGATA; encoded by the coding sequence ATGGTCGACGACACCTTCTGGCAGGACGCGGAGCGGCACCTGATCCGCTACGGCGGCGGCTTCACCCCGCGGGTGATCGCGCGGGCGGCAGGGTCGTGGGTCCACGACGAGCAGGACCGCGCGATCCTCGACTTCACCTCCGGGCAGATGAGCGCCGTGCTCGGCCACTCCCACCCCGAGGTCGTGCGGACGGTCACGACGTCGATCTCCACGCTCGACCACCTCTACTCCGGGATGCTCAGCCGCCCGGTCGTCGAGCTCGGCAAGCGCCTCGCGGCGAGCCTGCCCGGTGACCTCGAGCGGATGCAGCTGCTCAGCACGGGCGGCGAGGCCAACGAGGCCGCGATCAAGATGGCCAAGCTCGCCACCGGACGCTACGAGGTCGTCGCGCTCGACCGGTCGTGGCACGGCATGACCACTGGCGCCGCGGGTGCGACCTTCTCCGCCGGGCGCCACGGCTACGGCCCGCCGCCGGTCGGCAACCTCACGCTCCCGGCACCCGACGCCTACCGCTCGCCCTTCCGCCACCCCGACGGCAGCCACGACTGGCGGACCGAGCTCGACTACGGCTTCGCCACCCTCGACCGCCAGTCGTCGGGGAGCCTCGCGGCCTGCCTGGTCGAGCCGATCCTGTCCTCGGGCGGGATCCTCGAGCTGCCGCCGGGCTACCTCGCCGCGCTCCACGAGAAGTGCCGCGAGCGCGGGATGCTGCTCGTCGTCGACGAGGCGCAGACCGGCCTGGGCCGCACCGGCACGATGTACGCCGTCGAGCGCGACGGCGTCGTGCCCGACATCATCACCCTCTCCAAGACCCTCGGCGCCGGCCTGCCGGTCGCGGTCGTCGTCACGACCGCCGAGATCGAGGAGCGCTGCCACGAGCGCGGCCACCTCTTCTTCACCACCCACTCCTCCGACCCGCTCGCCGCCGCGGTCGCGCTGACGGTCCTCGACGTCGTCGAGCGCGACGGCCTGGCGCAGCGCGCGCACGACCTCGGCGCGGCGCTGTCCGAGCACCTGCTCGACCTGCGCGACCGCTACGAGTGCGTGGGCGACGTACGCGGACGCGGGCTGCTGCAGGGTGTCGAGCTCGTCACCGACAAGGAGAGCCGCACGCCCGCCGACGCGCTCGGTCGCGCGGTGACCACTGAGGCCCTTGAGCTCGGCCTGCACATCAACATCGTCCAGCTCCCCGGCCTCGGCGGGGTCATCCGGATGGCCCCGCCGCTCACCATCTCCGAGGACGACCTCCACCTCGGCGTGGACCAGCTCGAGGCCGCGATCGTCGGCGCGACCGCCTGA
- a CDS encoding DUF7218 family protein, translating into MAEKKKGPGPSVKDDEVYEALRDEGASKEKAARIANASAAEGRSKVGERGGEATDYEDRTVAELRERAAELEIEGRSSMTKAELVDALRNH; encoded by the coding sequence ATGGCCGAGAAGAAGAAGGGTCCGGGTCCGTCCGTCAAGGACGACGAGGTCTACGAGGCGCTGCGCGACGAGGGCGCCAGCAAGGAGAAGGCGGCCCGCATCGCCAACGCGTCGGCCGCCGAGGGTCGGTCGAAGGTCGGCGAGCGCGGCGGCGAGGCCACCGACTACGAGGACCGCACGGTGGCAGAGCTGCGCGAGCGCGCGGCCGAGCTCGAGATCGAGGGTCGCTCGTCGATGACCAAGGCCGAGCTCGTCGACGCCCTCCGCAACCACTGA
- a CDS encoding DUF1905 domain-containing protein, whose protein sequence is MAVFRTVLEATGGNNVGIVVPEEVVLAFERGKRVPVVVTIDGDYTYATTIGVMGGRYLVSFNAETRKKTGRGAGDEVEVELVVDPDR, encoded by the coding sequence ATGGCCGTCTTCCGCACCGTGCTCGAGGCCACCGGCGGCAACAACGTCGGCATCGTCGTCCCCGAGGAGGTCGTGCTCGCGTTCGAGCGCGGCAAGCGGGTGCCCGTCGTCGTGACGATCGACGGCGACTACACCTACGCGACGACGATCGGCGTGATGGGCGGTCGCTACCTCGTCTCGTTCAACGCCGAGACCCGCAAGAAGACAGGTCGGGGAGCCGGCGACGAGGTCGAGGTCGAGCTGGTCGTCGATCCCGACCGCTAG
- a CDS encoding VanZ family protein — protein MITTFLIAHTWLTTVALVALVVLGTPLAAWLATRPRAAYVLAAVAALPIAVLTLWPTDRDLPVGCAQEWSVPTLGRVELVANVVLFVAPVLFLAVALRRPVLAVLVGSTASFGIEAFQAFVTALGRSCSTNDWLSNTIGSVLGGVLAAVALAVSRRAAGSRPASDPHVREPLAR, from the coding sequence GTGATCACGACGTTCCTCATCGCGCACACCTGGCTCACGACCGTCGCCCTCGTGGCGCTGGTGGTCCTCGGCACGCCCCTCGCCGCCTGGCTCGCCACCCGCCCGCGGGCGGCGTACGTCCTCGCCGCGGTGGCTGCGCTGCCGATCGCCGTGCTGACGCTCTGGCCCACCGACCGCGACCTCCCGGTGGGGTGCGCCCAGGAGTGGTCGGTGCCGACGCTCGGCCGGGTCGAGCTGGTCGCGAACGTCGTGCTGTTCGTGGCGCCGGTGCTCTTCCTGGCCGTGGCCCTCCGGCGGCCGGTGCTCGCCGTGCTCGTCGGGAGCACGGCGTCCTTCGGGATCGAGGCGTTCCAGGCGTTCGTGACCGCGCTCGGCCGCTCGTGCTCGACCAACGACTGGCTGTCGAACACGATCGGCTCCGTGCTGGGCGGCGTGCTCGCCGCCGTCGCGCTGGCGGTCAGCCGACGTGCTGCCGGCTCCCGGCCGGCGTCCGACCCGCACGTGCGGGAGCCGCTGGCGCGCTGA
- a CDS encoding DoxX family protein → MDIAYWIVAGLLAVFYLYAGGTKVVQSQEQLAPMMAWAGTTIPMAGVRAIGVLEVAGALGLVLPRLTGVLPGLAVAAAIGLTVLQVLALGFHASRGETKDLWLNGVLVVVGAVAVWLAVATA, encoded by the coding sequence ATGGACATCGCCTACTGGATCGTCGCCGGACTGCTCGCGGTCTTCTACCTCTACGCCGGTGGCACCAAGGTGGTGCAGAGCCAGGAGCAGCTTGCGCCGATGATGGCCTGGGCCGGGACCACGATCCCGATGGCCGGCGTCCGCGCGATCGGCGTGCTCGAGGTCGCCGGGGCCCTCGGGCTGGTGCTGCCCCGGCTCACCGGCGTGCTGCCCGGGCTGGCGGTCGCCGCGGCCATCGGCCTCACGGTGCTGCAGGTGCTGGCACTCGGCTTCCACGCCTCGCGCGGGGAGACCAAGGACCTCTGGCTCAACGGCGTGCTCGTCGTCGTCGGGGCCGTGGCCGTCTGGCTCGCCGTCGCGACCGCCTAG